A region of Ornithorhynchus anatinus isolate Pmale09 chromosome 5, mOrnAna1.pri.v4, whole genome shotgun sequence DNA encodes the following proteins:
- the CCNP gene encoding cyclin-P isoform X5, which produces MLLGGKAARGPGPTPPPPDTPISAQGCLRPHLRSPPSPRGPLALGRPHRAPFFQSTTGAQPSTPPVGLRNLTVGQAAVAEAAPSGLAGGPTPPPGLAEAMGALGLDGEREYAGDIFASVMFPQADRPLPSPDLSPAVTPEMRALVVDWLVQVHEYLGLAGDTLFLAVHLLDSFLRAASSVRPRRLQLLAVACFFLACKVEECTCPEPASLCLLGADSFSPAELLRAERRVLSRLDFQLHYPGPLLCLRLLAALARAPRQVLLLAQYFLELSLLEAALLRWEPGRRAAAALGLARGTLQEAAGAPGLAVYSEAELEPIQTSMVRSALSAPAPGLGAIFLKYARPQRLQTSLTAACLLRHRRRRRPQP; this is translated from the exons ATGCTGCTGGGAGGGAAGGCGGCAAGGGGACCGGGGCCCACGCCGCCCCCTCCCGACACCCCAATCTCTGCTCAAGGCTGTCTCAGGCCCCACCtacgctcccctccctccccccggggaccCTTGGCGCTGGGCCGACCCCACCGCGCCCCCTTCTTCCAGAGCACGACGGGCGCCCAACCCTCCACGCCGCCCGTGGGGCTCAGAAACCTAACGGTCGGCCAGGCAGCGGTGGCCGAGGCAG CCCCGTCCGGATTAGCGGGGGGTCCCACGCCGCCCCCGGGACTGGCGGAGGCGATGGGGGCGCTGGGCCTAGACGGGGAGCGCGAGTACGCGGGGGACATCTTTGCCAGCGTCATG TTCCCCCAGGCTGACCGCCCGCTCCCGAGCCCGGACCTCTCTCCCGCCGTGACCCCGGAGATGCGTGCCCTGGTGGTGGACTGGCTAGTCCAGGTGCAC gaGTACCTGGGCCTGGCCGGGGACACGCTCTTCCTGGCCGTGCACCTGCTGGACTCCTTCCTGCGCGCCGCCTCCTCGGTGCGCCCGCGCCGCCTGCAGCTCCTGGCGGTGGCCTGTTTTTTCCTGGCCTGCAAAGTGGAGGAATGCACGTGCCCCGAG cccgcctccctctgcctcctgggcGCCGACTCCTTCTCCCCGGCCGAGCTGCTGCGGGCCGAGCGGAGGGTGCTGAGCCGCCTGGACTTCCAGCTGCACTACCCGGGCCCCCTGCTCTGCCTCCGCCTCCTCGCCGCCCTGGCCCGGGCGCCCCggcag GTCCTGCTCCTGGCCCAGTACTTCCTGGAGCTGTCCCTGCTGGAGGCCGCGCTGCTGCGCTGGGAGCCGGGGCGTCGAGCCGCCGCCGCCCTGGGCTTGGCTCGAGGGACGTTGCAGGAAGCGGCGGGAGCCCCCGGGCTGGCGGTGTACAG CGAGGCGGAGCTGGAGCCCATCCAAACCTCCATGGTCCGGTCGGCGCTCAGCGCCCCCGCTCCGGGGCTCGGGGCCATCTTCCTCAAGTACGCGCGGCCCCAGCGCCTGCAGACCAGCCTCACGGCCGCCTGCCTcctccgccaccgccgccgccgccggcctcaGCCCTGA
- the CCNP gene encoding cyclin-P isoform X1 — protein sequence MLLGGKAARGPGPTPPPPDTPISAQGCLRPHLRSPPSPRGPLALGRPHRAPFFQSTTGAQPSTPPVGLRNLTVGQAAVAEAAPSGLAGGPTPPPGLAEAMGALGLDGEREYAGDIFASVMFPQADRPLPSPDLSPAVTPEMRALVVDWLVQVHEYLGLAGDTLFLAVHLLDSFLRAASSVRPRRLQLLAVACFFLACKVEECTCPEPASLCLLGADSFSPAELLRAERRVLSRLDFQLHYPGPLLCLRLLAALARAPRQVLLLAQYFLELSLLEAALLRWEPGRRAAAALGLARGTLQEAAGAPGLAVYRYRGPPGDGTGGTSRAAPPRPAPDPIPSLPFLSSGAARRSWSPSKPPWSGRRSAPPLRGSGPSSSSTRGPSACRPASRPPASSATAAAAGLSPDGGPGLAGPLPWAASPRPDPPRRWTPRGGQAGGLKKKRGSVCPRLCLCPCVCASVRASVPLSVPLSVRPSVRPS from the exons ATGCTGCTGGGAGGGAAGGCGGCAAGGGGACCGGGGCCCACGCCGCCCCCTCCCGACACCCCAATCTCTGCTCAAGGCTGTCTCAGGCCCCACCtacgctcccctccctccccccggggaccCTTGGCGCTGGGCCGACCCCACCGCGCCCCCTTCTTCCAGAGCACGACGGGCGCCCAACCCTCCACGCCGCCCGTGGGGCTCAGAAACCTAACGGTCGGCCAGGCAGCGGTGGCCGAGGCAG CCCCGTCCGGATTAGCGGGGGGTCCCACGCCGCCCCCGGGACTGGCGGAGGCGATGGGGGCGCTGGGCCTAGACGGGGAGCGCGAGTACGCGGGGGACATCTTTGCCAGCGTCATG TTCCCCCAGGCTGACCGCCCGCTCCCGAGCCCGGACCTCTCTCCCGCCGTGACCCCGGAGATGCGTGCCCTGGTGGTGGACTGGCTAGTCCAGGTGCAC gaGTACCTGGGCCTGGCCGGGGACACGCTCTTCCTGGCCGTGCACCTGCTGGACTCCTTCCTGCGCGCCGCCTCCTCGGTGCGCCCGCGCCGCCTGCAGCTCCTGGCGGTGGCCTGTTTTTTCCTGGCCTGCAAAGTGGAGGAATGCACGTGCCCCGAG cccgcctccctctgcctcctgggcGCCGACTCCTTCTCCCCGGCCGAGCTGCTGCGGGCCGAGCGGAGGGTGCTGAGCCGCCTGGACTTCCAGCTGCACTACCCGGGCCCCCTGCTCTGCCTCCGCCTCCTCGCCGCCCTGGCCCGGGCGCCCCggcag GTCCTGCTCCTGGCCCAGTACTTCCTGGAGCTGTCCCTGCTGGAGGCCGCGCTGCTGCGCTGGGAGCCGGGGCGTCGAGCCGCCGCCGCCCTGGGCTTGGCTCGAGGGACGTTGCAGGAAGCGGCGGGAGCCCCCGGGCTGGCGGTGTACAGGTACCGGGGGCCCCCCGGGGACGGGACAGGTGGGACCTCCCGGGCCGCTCCACCTCGCCCAGccccggaccccattccctctttgCCGTTCCTTTCCTCCGGCGCAGCGAGGCGGAGCTGGAGCCCATCCAAACCTCCATGGTCCGGTCGGCGCTCAGCGCCCCCGCTCCGGGGCTCGGGGCCATCTTCCTCAAGTACGCGCGGCCCCAGCGCCTGCAGACCAGCCTCACGGCCGCCTGCCTcctccgccaccgccgccgccgccggcctcaGCCCTGACGGTGGCCCCGGcctggccggccccctcccctgggccgCTTCGCCCCGGCCGGACCCACCCCGGCGCTGGACGCCACGGGGAGGCCAAGCCGGGGGATTAAAAAAGAAACGTGGGTCTGTGTGTCCGCGTCTGTGCCTCTGTCCGTGCGTCTGTGCCTCTGTCCGTGCGTCTGTGCCTCTGTCCGTgcctctgtccgtccgtccgtccgtccgtccgagcTGA
- the CCNP gene encoding cyclin-P isoform X4 yields MLLGGKAARGPGPTPPPPDTPISAQGCLRPHLRSPPSPRGPLALGRPHRAPFFQSTTGAQPSTPPVGLRNLTVGQAAVAEAAPSGLAGGPTPPPGLAEAMGALGLDGEREYAGDIFASVMFPQADRPLPSPDLSPAVTPEMRALVVDWLVQVHVGVPGPGRGHALPGRAPAGLLPARRLLGAPAPPAAPGGGLFFPGLQSGGMHVPRARLPLPPGRRLLLPGRAAAGRAEGAEPPGLPAALPGPPALPPPPRRPGPGAPAGPAPGPVLPGAVPAGGRAAALGAGASSRRRPGLGSRDVAGSGGSPRAGGVQRGGAGAHPNLHGPVGAQRPRSGARGHLPQVRAAPAPADQPHGRLPPPPPPPPPASALTVAPAWPAPSPGPLRPGRTHPGAGRHGEAKPGD; encoded by the exons ATGCTGCTGGGAGGGAAGGCGGCAAGGGGACCGGGGCCCACGCCGCCCCCTCCCGACACCCCAATCTCTGCTCAAGGCTGTCTCAGGCCCCACCtacgctcccctccctccccccggggaccCTTGGCGCTGGGCCGACCCCACCGCGCCCCCTTCTTCCAGAGCACGACGGGCGCCCAACCCTCCACGCCGCCCGTGGGGCTCAGAAACCTAACGGTCGGCCAGGCAGCGGTGGCCGAGGCAG CCCCGTCCGGATTAGCGGGGGGTCCCACGCCGCCCCCGGGACTGGCGGAGGCGATGGGGGCGCTGGGCCTAGACGGGGAGCGCGAGTACGCGGGGGACATCTTTGCCAGCGTCATG TTCCCCCAGGCTGACCGCCCGCTCCCGAGCCCGGACCTCTCTCCCGCCGTGACCCCGGAGATGCGTGCCCTGGTGGTGGACTGGCTAGTCCAGGTGCACGTAG gaGTACCTGGGCCTGGCCGGGGACACGCTCTTCCTGGCCGTGCACCTGCTGGACTCCTTCCTGCGCGCCGCCTCCTCGGTGCGCCCGCGCCGCCTGCAGCTCCTGGCGGTGGCCTGTTTTTTCCTGGCCTGCAAAGTGGAGGAATGCACGTGCCCCGAG cccgcctccctctgcctcctgggcGCCGACTCCTTCTCCCCGGCCGAGCTGCTGCGGGCCGAGCGGAGGGTGCTGAGCCGCCTGGACTTCCAGCTGCACTACCCGGGCCCCCTGCTCTGCCTCCGCCTCCTCGCCGCCCTGGCCCGGGCGCCCCggcag GTCCTGCTCCTGGCCCAGTACTTCCTGGAGCTGTCCCTGCTGGAGGCCGCGCTGCTGCGCTGGGAGCCGGGGCGTCGAGCCGCCGCCGCCCTGGGCTTGGCTCGAGGGACGTTGCAGGAAGCGGCGGGAGCCCCCGGGCTGGCGGTGTACAG CGAGGCGGAGCTGGAGCCCATCCAAACCTCCATGGTCCGGTCGGCGCTCAGCGCCCCCGCTCCGGGGCTCGGGGCCATCTTCCTCAAGTACGCGCGGCCCCAGCGCCTGCAGACCAGCCTCACGGCCGCCTGCCTcctccgccaccgccgccgccgccggcctcaGCCCTGACGGTGGCCCCGGcctggccggccccctcccctgggccgCTTCGCCCCGGCCGGACCCACCCCGGCGCTGGACGCCACGGGGAGGCCAAGCCGGGGGATTAA
- the CCNP gene encoding cyclin-P isoform X3 yields MLLGGKAARGPGPTPPPPDTPISAQGCLRPHLRSPPSPRGPLALGRPHRAPFFQSTTGAQPSTPPVGLRNLTVGQAAVAEAAPSGLAGGPTPPPGLAEAMGALGLDGEREYAGDIFASVMFPQADRPLPSPDLSPAVTPEMRALVVDWLVQVHVGVPGPGRGHALPGRAPAGLLPARRLLGAPAPPAAPGGGLFFPGLQSGGMHVPRARLPLPPGRRLLLPGRAAAGRAEGAEPPGLPAALPGPPALPPPPRRPGPGAPAGPAPGPVLPGAVPAGGRAAALGAGASSRRRPGLGSRDVAGSGGSPRAGGVQVPGAPRGRDRWDLPGRSTSPSPGPHSLFAVPFLRRSEAELEPIQTSMVRSALSAPAPGLGAIFLKYARPQRLQTSLTAACLLRHRRRRRPQP; encoded by the exons ATGCTGCTGGGAGGGAAGGCGGCAAGGGGACCGGGGCCCACGCCGCCCCCTCCCGACACCCCAATCTCTGCTCAAGGCTGTCTCAGGCCCCACCtacgctcccctccctccccccggggaccCTTGGCGCTGGGCCGACCCCACCGCGCCCCCTTCTTCCAGAGCACGACGGGCGCCCAACCCTCCACGCCGCCCGTGGGGCTCAGAAACCTAACGGTCGGCCAGGCAGCGGTGGCCGAGGCAG CCCCGTCCGGATTAGCGGGGGGTCCCACGCCGCCCCCGGGACTGGCGGAGGCGATGGGGGCGCTGGGCCTAGACGGGGAGCGCGAGTACGCGGGGGACATCTTTGCCAGCGTCATG TTCCCCCAGGCTGACCGCCCGCTCCCGAGCCCGGACCTCTCTCCCGCCGTGACCCCGGAGATGCGTGCCCTGGTGGTGGACTGGCTAGTCCAGGTGCACGTAG gaGTACCTGGGCCTGGCCGGGGACACGCTCTTCCTGGCCGTGCACCTGCTGGACTCCTTCCTGCGCGCCGCCTCCTCGGTGCGCCCGCGCCGCCTGCAGCTCCTGGCGGTGGCCTGTTTTTTCCTGGCCTGCAAAGTGGAGGAATGCACGTGCCCCGAG cccgcctccctctgcctcctgggcGCCGACTCCTTCTCCCCGGCCGAGCTGCTGCGGGCCGAGCGGAGGGTGCTGAGCCGCCTGGACTTCCAGCTGCACTACCCGGGCCCCCTGCTCTGCCTCCGCCTCCTCGCCGCCCTGGCCCGGGCGCCCCggcag GTCCTGCTCCTGGCCCAGTACTTCCTGGAGCTGTCCCTGCTGGAGGCCGCGCTGCTGCGCTGGGAGCCGGGGCGTCGAGCCGCCGCCGCCCTGGGCTTGGCTCGAGGGACGTTGCAGGAAGCGGCGGGAGCCCCCGGGCTGGCGGTGTACAGGTACCGGGGGCCCCCCGGGGACGGGACAGGTGGGACCTCCCGGGCCGCTCCACCTCGCCCAGccccggaccccattccctctttgCCGTTCCTTTCCTCCGGCGCAGCGAGGCGGAGCTGGAGCCCATCCAAACCTCCATGGTCCGGTCGGCGCTCAGCGCCCCCGCTCCGGGGCTCGGGGCCATCTTCCTCAAGTACGCGCGGCCCCAGCGCCTGCAGACCAGCCTCACGGCCGCCTGCCTcctccgccaccgccgccgccgccggcctcaGCCCTGA
- the CCNP gene encoding cyclin-P isoform X2 yields the protein MLLGGKAARGPGPTPPPPDTPISAQGCLRPHLRSPPSPRGPLALGRPHRAPFFQSTTGAQPSTPPVGLRNLTVGQAAVAEAAPSGLAGGPTPPPGLAEAMGALGLDGEREYAGDIFASVMFPQADRPLPSPDLSPAVTPEMRALVVDWLVQEYLGLAGDTLFLAVHLLDSFLRAASSVRPRRLQLLAVACFFLACKVEECTCPEPASLCLLGADSFSPAELLRAERRVLSRLDFQLHYPGPLLCLRLLAALARAPRQVLLLAQYFLELSLLEAALLRWEPGRRAAAALGLARGTLQEAAGAPGLAVYRYRGPPGDGTGGTSRAAPPRPAPDPIPSLPFLSSGAARRSWSPSKPPWSGRRSAPPLRGSGPSSSSTRGPSACRPASRPPASSATAAAAGLSPDGGPGLAGPLPWAASPRPDPPRRWTPRGGQAGGLKKKRGSVCPRLCLCPCVCASVRASVPLSVPLSVRPSVRPS from the exons ATGCTGCTGGGAGGGAAGGCGGCAAGGGGACCGGGGCCCACGCCGCCCCCTCCCGACACCCCAATCTCTGCTCAAGGCTGTCTCAGGCCCCACCtacgctcccctccctccccccggggaccCTTGGCGCTGGGCCGACCCCACCGCGCCCCCTTCTTCCAGAGCACGACGGGCGCCCAACCCTCCACGCCGCCCGTGGGGCTCAGAAACCTAACGGTCGGCCAGGCAGCGGTGGCCGAGGCAG CCCCGTCCGGATTAGCGGGGGGTCCCACGCCGCCCCCGGGACTGGCGGAGGCGATGGGGGCGCTGGGCCTAGACGGGGAGCGCGAGTACGCGGGGGACATCTTTGCCAGCGTCATG TTCCCCCAGGCTGACCGCCCGCTCCCGAGCCCGGACCTCTCTCCCGCCGTGACCCCGGAGATGCGTGCCCTGGTGGTGGACTGGCTAGTCCAG gaGTACCTGGGCCTGGCCGGGGACACGCTCTTCCTGGCCGTGCACCTGCTGGACTCCTTCCTGCGCGCCGCCTCCTCGGTGCGCCCGCGCCGCCTGCAGCTCCTGGCGGTGGCCTGTTTTTTCCTGGCCTGCAAAGTGGAGGAATGCACGTGCCCCGAG cccgcctccctctgcctcctgggcGCCGACTCCTTCTCCCCGGCCGAGCTGCTGCGGGCCGAGCGGAGGGTGCTGAGCCGCCTGGACTTCCAGCTGCACTACCCGGGCCCCCTGCTCTGCCTCCGCCTCCTCGCCGCCCTGGCCCGGGCGCCCCggcag GTCCTGCTCCTGGCCCAGTACTTCCTGGAGCTGTCCCTGCTGGAGGCCGCGCTGCTGCGCTGGGAGCCGGGGCGTCGAGCCGCCGCCGCCCTGGGCTTGGCTCGAGGGACGTTGCAGGAAGCGGCGGGAGCCCCCGGGCTGGCGGTGTACAGGTACCGGGGGCCCCCCGGGGACGGGACAGGTGGGACCTCCCGGGCCGCTCCACCTCGCCCAGccccggaccccattccctctttgCCGTTCCTTTCCTCCGGCGCAGCGAGGCGGAGCTGGAGCCCATCCAAACCTCCATGGTCCGGTCGGCGCTCAGCGCCCCCGCTCCGGGGCTCGGGGCCATCTTCCTCAAGTACGCGCGGCCCCAGCGCCTGCAGACCAGCCTCACGGCCGCCTGCCTcctccgccaccgccgccgccgccggcctcaGCCCTGACGGTGGCCCCGGcctggccggccccctcccctgggccgCTTCGCCCCGGCCGGACCCACCCCGGCGCTGGACGCCACGGGGAGGCCAAGCCGGGGGATTAAAAAAGAAACGTGGGTCTGTGTGTCCGCGTCTGTGCCTCTGTCCGTGCGTCTGTGCCTCTGTCCGTGCGTCTGTGCCTCTGTCCGTgcctctgtccgtccgtccgtccgtccgtccgagcTGA
- the TTC9B gene encoding tetratricopeptide repeat protein 9B, which yields MQRDALSPVLMLSAAPEPPPPRPPPSHSPPVPASRHGLPRPGSAPEPSGGAGGALDNSLRAAVAFKAEGQRCYREKKFREAIGKYHRALLQLKRRQGARPPGPPASTPGPGPGPGPGPGPARLSDEQRRLVESTEMECYDSLTACLLQSELVNYERVREYCLKVLEKQEGNFKATYRAGIAFYHLGDYGRALLYLREARSREPTDTNVLRYIQLTEMKMTRCSRERDGGKKVPG from the exons ATGCAGCGCGACGCGCTGTCCCCGGTGCTGATGCTGAGCGCTGCCCCCGAGCCTCCGCcaccccgccctccgccctcgcACTCCCCCCCGGTCCCGGCCTCCCGGCATGGCCTCCCTCGGCCGGGTTCGGCCCCGGAGCCCTccgggggcgcgggcggggccCTGGACAACAGCCTGCGGGCCGCCGTGGCGTTCAAGGCCGAGGGCCAGCGCTGCTACCGCGAGAAGAAGTTCCGCGAGGCCATCGGCAAGTACCACCGGGCGTTGCTGCAGCTGAAGCGGCGGCAGGGAGCCCGCCCGCCGGGACCGCCCGCTTCAacccccggtcccggtcccggtcccggtcccggccccggccccgcccgcctcaGCGACGAGCAGCGGCGTCTGGTGGAGAGCACCGAGATGGAGTGCTATGACAGCCTCACGG cctgCCTGCTCCAGTCGGAGCTGGTGAACTACGAGCGGGTCCGGGAATACTGCCTCAAAGTgctggagaagcaggagggcAACTTCAAGGCCACGTACCGCGCAGGCATCGCCTTCTACCACCTGGGCGACTACGGCCGCGCCCTACTCTACCTAAGGGAGGCTCGCAGCCGGGAACCCACGG acaCCAACGTCCTCCGCTACATCCAGCTCACGGAGATGAAGATGACGCGCTGTAGCCGGGAGCGGGACGGCGGCAAAAAGGTGCCGGGCTGA
- the MAP3K10 gene encoding mitogen-activated protein kinase kinase kinase 10, which produces MEDEGEGAAGWGAPLAGPFWTAVFDYEAAAEEELTLRRGDRVEVLSQDCAVSGDEGWWTGQLPGGRVGVFPSNYVAPGPAADGGPGRPLTPGAGPGPPDLPPEIPFQELRLEEMIGVGGFGKVYRARWRGEEVAVKAARPDPEQDPRAAAEQVRREARLFGALRHPNIIALRGACLRPPNLCLVMEYARGGPLSRALAGRRVPPHVLVNWAVQVARGMAYLHGGAPVPIIHRDLKSINILILEKIENNDLSDKVLKITDFGLAREWHKTTKMSAAGTYAWMAPEVIRLSLFSKSSDVWSFGVLLWELLTGEVPYREIDALAVAYGVAMNKLTLPIPSTCPEPFARLLEECWDPDPHSRPGFGSILARLEAIEQSALFQMPLESFHSLQEDWKLEIQHMFDDLRTKEKELRSREEELLRAAQEQKSQEEQLRRREQELAEREIDIVERELHLIMCQMSQEKPRVKKRKGHFKRSRLKLRDGNRISLPSGFEHKITVQASPTLDKRKGLGADGCSPPASPSIIPRLRAIRLTPVDGSRTWGRSAAVKKEELVGSKKKGRTWGPSTTLQKERVGGEERLKALGEGTKQWSSSAPNLGKSPKHVPVTPGFASLTEMEELAEPDEASVPPSPYNNPSYLTLPLPGDEAPPGRSPWGPEEPGPTPGRGGGPRKRSELALLGCATVLGAVALGGDLAEAWGAEGEDEEEDCGEEEGEDRRRRRREGLFPRAGRFHRGVAGPRGHRAGRREEAEAVPGLAPSATLVSLSSLSDCNSTRSLLRSDSDEAPPAAGGPDPGPPPAAFKGANPLVDLEVESFKKDPRQSLTPTHVTAARAVPRGHRRTPSDGALRQLVHGQPRPVPDGAQGLGPSDFPRLPDPQALFPARRRATDPAGGPTERPTSLAFAPRPRPAVSRPRPDPWKLVSVGWTLGTSPSPGVTETPGTPARPTLMDMDVDGQSLDSTVPLCGALPPSCSQLEADASR; this is translated from the exons ATGGAggacgagggggagggggcggcggggtggggggcgcccCTCGCCGGCCCCTTCTGGACCGCCGTCTTCGACTACGAGGCCGCGGCCGAGGAGGAGCTGACCCTGCGCCGAGGGGACCGGGTGGAGGTCCTGTCCCAGGACTGCGCCGTGTCCGGGGACGAGGGCTGGTGGACCGGCCAGCTGCCGGGCGGACGCGTGGGCGTCTTCCCCAGCAACTAcgtggccccgggcccggcggccgacggcgggccgggccggccgctgacccccggggccgggcccgggccgccggaCCTCCCGCCGGAGATCCCCTTCCAGGAGCTGCGGCTGGAGGAGATGATCGGCGTGGGCGGCTTCGGCAAGGTCTACCGGGCCCGGTGGCGCGGGGAGGAGGTGGCCGTCAAGGCCGCCCGGCCGGACCCCGAGCAGGACCCGAGGGCCGCGGCCGAGCAGGTGCGGCGGGAGGCCCGGCTCTTCGGGGCGCTGCGCCACCCCAACATCATCGCCCTGCGCGGGGCCTGCCTGCGACCCCCGAACCTGTGCCTGGTCATGGAGTACGCCCGGGGCGGCCCGCTCAGCCGGGCCCTGGCCGGACGCCGCGTGCCCCCGCACGTGCTCGTCAACTGGGCCGTGCAGGTGGCGCGGGGCATGGCCTACCTCCACGGCGGGGCGCCCGTGCCCATCATCCATCGCGACCTCAAGTCCATCAACA TTCTCATCCTGGAGAAGATCGAGAACAATGATCTGTCGGACAAGGTGCTAAAGATCACAGACTTTGGACTGGCACGGGAGTGGCACAAGACGACAAAGATGAGTGCGGCGGGCACCTACGCCTGGATGGCACCCGAGGTCATCCGCCTGTCCCTCTTCTCCAAGAGCAGCGATGTCTGGAG TTTCGGGGTGCTGCTCTGGGAGCTGCTGACGGGGGAGGTGCCGTATCGAGAGATCGACGCCCTCGCCGTGGCCTATGGGGTGGCCATGAACAAGCTGACCCTGCCCATCCCCTCTACCTGCCCCGAGCCCTTCGCCCGCCTCCTGGAAG AGTGCTGGGACCCCGACCCTCACAGCCGGCCGGGCTTCGGCAGCATCCTGGCCAGGCTGGAGGCCATCGAGCAGTCAGCGCTCTTCCAGATGCCCCTCGAGTCCTTCCACTCGCTGCAAGAGGACTGGAAACTGGAGATCCAGCACATGTTCGATGACCTGCGGACCAAGGAGAAG gagctgcggagccgggaggaggagcTGCTGCGGGCGGCCCAGGAGCAGAAGTCGCAGGAAGAACAGCTGCGGCGGAGAGAGCAGGAGCTGGCCGAGCGCGAGATCGACATCGTGGAACGGGAGCTGCACCTCATCATGTGCCAGATGAGCCAGGAGAAACCGCGTGTCAAGAAGCGCAAGGGGCACTTCAAGCGCAGCCGCCTCAAACTGCGTGACGGCAACCGCATCAGCCTGCCCTCGG gcTTTGAGCACAAGATCACGGTCCAGGCCTCCCCGACGCTCGACAAGAGGAAGGGTCTAGGGGCCGACGGCTGCAGCCCCCCGGCCAGCCCCAGCATCATTCCCCGTCTGCGGGCCATCCGCC TGACCCCCGTGGACGGCAGCCGGACGTGGGGCCGCAGTGCTGCTGTGAAGAAGGAGGAGCTGGTGGGCagcaagaagaaggggaggacgtGGGGCCCCAGCACCACGCTCCAGAAAGAACGcgtgggcggggaggagag GCTGAAGGCTCTCGGAGAAGGCACCAAGCAGTGGTCATCCAGTGCTCCCAATCTGGGCAAATCCCCCAAGCACGTGCCCGTCACCCCCGGCTTCGCCAGCCTCACCGAGATGg AGGAGCTGGCGGAGCCGGACGAGGCCAGCGTCCCGCCGTCGCCCTACAACAAcccgtcctacctcaccctcCCGCTGCCCGGCGACGAGGCCCCGCCGGGCCGGAGCCCCTGGGGCCCCGAGGAGCCGGGCCCAACcccgggccgcggcggggggCCGCGCAAGAGGAGCGAGCTGGCCCTGCTGGGCTGTGCCACCGTCCTGGGCGCCGTGGCCCTGGGGGGCGACCTGGCCGAGgcctggggggcggagggcgaggacgaggaggaggactgcggggaggaggagggggaggaccggcggcggcggcgccgggagggCCTGTTCCCTCGGGCCGGGCGCTTCCACCGCGGGGTCGCCGGCCCTCGGGGCCACCGGGCCGGAcgccgggaggaggccgaggcggtgCCCGGCCTGGCCCCGTCGGCCACGCTGGTCTCCCTGTCCTCGCTGTCCGACTGCAACTCCACCCGCTCGCTGCTGCGCTCCGACAGCGACGAGGCCCCGCCGGCGGCCGGAGGCCCggaccccggcccgccgcccgccgccttcAAGGGCGCCAATCCCCTGGTGGACCTGGAGGTGGAGAGCTTCAAGAAGGACCCGCGCCAGTCGCTGACCCCCACCCACGTGACGGCCGCCCGGGCCGTGCCCCGCGGCCACCGTCGCACGCCCTCGGACGGGGCCCTCCGCCAGCTGGTGCACGGCCAGCCCCGCCCGGTGCCCGACGGCGCCCAGGGGCTCG GACCCTCGGACTTCCCCCGCCTGCCCGACCCTCAGGCCCtgttccccgcccgccgccgggccACGGACCCGGCCGGGGGCCCCACGGAGCGCCCCACCAGCCTGGccttcgccccccgcccccgcccggccgtcagccgcccccgcccggaTCCCTGGAAACTCGTCTCCGTCGGCTGGACCCTCGGCACCTCGCCCTCCCCGGGCGTGACCGAGACGCcggggacccccgcccgccccacgcTCATGGACATGGACGTGGACGGGCAGAGTCTGGACAGCACGGTGCCCCTCTGCGGTGCGCTGCCCCCGTCCTGCTCCCAGCTGGAGGCCGATGCGTCCCGCTGA